In Methanosphaera sp. WGK6, the sequence TATAACCATGAGTGTTTTTTTACCTTCTACAAGGTCACTACCTACAGGTTTACCAATTGATTCATCACCAGTGAGATCTATATAATCATCTTGTATTTGGAAAGCAAGACCTACTTTTCTACCATAAATTCTTAATGCTTCAATTTGAAGAGAGTTTGCTCCACCAATAATAGCTCCAGCAGTTGTTGCTCCTGTTATTAATGCACCAGTTTTCTTATAAATCATGTTCATATATTCATCTTTAGTTACTTCAAAAGTATCTTCAAATGCCATGTCAAGAGCTTGTCCTTCACATATTTTAATACAAGAATCTACTAAAACTCTTAATGCATCAATTACACGTTCATAAGGTATGTTTTCATCTGCTGTTTTAATAATAGTTTCATATGCTTTTGCAAATAATGTGTCTCCAGCAAGAATTGCTAATGCATCACCCCATTTTTTATGTACAGCAGGCATTCCTCTTCGAGTATCATCATTATCCATTAAATCATCATGAATAAGACTGAAAGTATGAATTAATTCAAGAGAAGCAGCAGTTTTTAATGCTTTATCAGTATCTCCACCTACTGCTTGACAACTTAAAACTGTTAGTGCTGGCCTGAATTTTTTTCCTCCAGCTTTAATTAAGTGTGCTGAAGAATCATGTAAACTTTCAGGTTCTAATGTGCTTAATGCTTCTCTTATTTCTTTATCTACATCTTCAGAGTATGCTTTTAATATATCAGTTACATCCATTTTAATCACCTATTAAATACTTGTGCTTGTCCATTTCTTAGTATGTGAACATCATTTCCTAATTTATATCCTTCTTGTTCAGCTAATTCTACAAATGCTGCAAGGTTACTTAAGTCCCCGTGTGCTGGTATTAAATGTTGTGGGTTTAACAT encodes:
- the idsA gene encoding short chain isoprenyl diphosphate synthase IdsA, which produces MDVTDILKAYSEDVDKEIREALSTLEPESLHDSSAHLIKAGGKKFRPALTVLSCQAVGGDTDKALKTAASLELIHTFSLIHDDLMDNDDTRRGMPAVHKKWGDALAILAGDTLFAKAYETIIKTADENIPYERVIDALRVLVDSCIKICEGQALDMAFEDTFEVTKDEYMNMIYKKTGALITGATTAGAIIGGANSLQIEALRIYGRKVGLAFQIQDDYIDLTGDESIGKPVGSDLVEGKKTLMVIYALEKANSDDRARLVELLEANDESIIPEAMDLLNKYGAITYARNVAYDCVIEAKSALAVLPDSDAKEALFKLADFVFSRKA